One Sphingomonas sp. LHG3406-1 genomic window carries:
- a CDS encoding TonB-dependent receptor — protein sequence MGIRNRLIGASMIALAWTGVATAQTPPPADPGASTEQAESPAPAQGEIIVTARRRSENLQRTPLSGSVLSGTDLSEKGISNVDALQFGTPSIVVNNFGQGIDFNVRGIGKGEHNTQTATGVITYRDGAPTFPGYFQLEPYYDVANVQVLRGPQGTIVGQNATGGAVFVNTNDPVIGGGNRGYVSGHIGNYSQAGFEGAVNLPVSDTFAARVAVYGLRRDGFYDISGPGGAPYTGNNGDQRHLAGRLSLLWKPSSQLTVLSKTDLVYLDMGAYPASPFRDYYRNFPVGSSTPNPTYRDLYDLSLNAPQEARDKFYRSILRVNYEFAGGMQLRSVSGFSKGNTRYRADLDGTAALTPVTADRTFFDSVDERQFSQEVTLISPETGRFTYLIGAFGAWNKYNFKAPFQFVSDNSSAPGPASEYRLQGINPNRSLAVFGQIGFALTPQLKVEVGGRYTASRSRNDVDILQFGVPLVAEQVTKSDDFSYKASIGWEASRDQYLYGFVATGFKPGGLNVPVGLGTPEPFGPETVTSYELGWKGYFADRRIRTNFAAFHNSYKDFQVIIGNPTLPVFGLEVNVPGTTKISGIEGEIEARFGALTFGLGANVLNSKVGRFFALDQRGTLSLSPCLPETGPATPLCRNLQGNDQTYAPNFTFNANASYDFALGGDIMLTPRINFGHIGKQWATLFQDRTRGDRIPERNIVNAQLTLRSGSLTVTAYSTNLTDQHYPAALNSGLYFAGSPRQYGLKIQKGF from the coding sequence ATGGGGATCCGCAACCGCCTGATCGGCGCATCAATGATCGCACTCGCATGGACAGGCGTCGCCACGGCGCAGACGCCGCCGCCGGCCGATCCAGGCGCCTCGACCGAACAGGCGGAGTCACCGGCCCCGGCCCAGGGCGAAATCATCGTCACCGCCCGCCGTCGCAGCGAGAATCTTCAGCGCACGCCGCTGTCCGGGTCGGTCCTGTCCGGCACCGACCTCTCCGAAAAAGGCATCTCCAACGTCGATGCGCTGCAGTTCGGCACGCCCAGCATAGTCGTCAACAACTTCGGTCAAGGCATTGATTTCAACGTCCGTGGCATCGGCAAGGGCGAACACAACACCCAGACCGCGACCGGCGTCATCACCTATCGCGACGGGGCGCCGACCTTCCCCGGCTATTTCCAGCTCGAACCCTATTACGACGTCGCCAATGTGCAGGTGCTGCGCGGTCCGCAGGGCACCATCGTCGGCCAGAACGCGACCGGCGGCGCGGTGTTCGTCAACACCAACGATCCCGTCATCGGTGGCGGCAACCGCGGCTACGTCAGCGGCCACATAGGTAACTATTCGCAGGCGGGTTTCGAAGGCGCAGTCAACCTCCCGGTCAGCGATACCTTTGCTGCCCGCGTCGCCGTTTACGGTCTGCGCCGCGATGGTTTCTACGACATTAGCGGCCCGGGCGGGGCGCCCTACACCGGCAACAACGGCGACCAGCGCCACCTCGCGGGACGCCTCAGCCTGCTGTGGAAACCGTCGAGCCAATTAACGGTGCTGTCCAAAACCGACCTCGTCTACCTCGACATGGGCGCCTATCCGGCAAGCCCGTTCCGCGACTATTACCGCAACTTTCCGGTCGGCTCGAGCACTCCCAACCCGACCTACCGCGACCTGTACGACCTCAGCCTCAACGCGCCGCAGGAGGCCCGCGACAAGTTCTATCGCTCCATCCTGCGGGTGAATTACGAATTCGCCGGCGGCATGCAGCTGCGCTCGGTCAGCGGCTTCTCCAAGGGCAATACCAGATATCGCGCCGACCTCGACGGAACCGCCGCGCTGACCCCGGTCACCGCCGACCGGACCTTCTTCGACAGCGTCGACGAGCGCCAGTTCAGCCAGGAAGTCACGCTGATCTCGCCCGAGACCGGGCGCTTCACCTATTTGATCGGGGCGTTCGGGGCCTGGAACAAGTACAACTTCAAGGCACCGTTCCAATTCGTTAGCGACAACAGCTCGGCACCCGGCCCGGCCAGCGAATATCGCCTCCAAGGCATCAATCCCAATCGTTCGCTCGCCGTGTTCGGGCAGATCGGCTTTGCATTGACTCCGCAATTGAAGGTCGAGGTCGGCGGCCGCTACACCGCCAGCCGCAGCCGCAACGACGTCGACATCCTGCAATTTGGCGTGCCGCTGGTGGCCGAGCAGGTCACCAAGTCTGACGACTTCTCCTACAAGGCCTCGATTGGCTGGGAGGCAAGCCGCGACCAATATCTCTACGGCTTCGTCGCCACCGGCTTCAAACCGGGCGGCCTCAATGTGCCGGTTGGGCTGGGCACGCCTGAACCGTTCGGGCCCGAAACTGTCACCTCCTACGAGCTTGGCTGGAAGGGCTATTTCGCCGATCGCCGGATCCGCACCAACTTCGCGGCCTTCCACAACAGCTACAAGGATTTCCAAGTCATCATCGGCAATCCGACGCTGCCGGTGTTCGGACTGGAAGTGAACGTGCCGGGCACCACCAAGATCTCCGGCATCGAGGGCGAGATCGAAGCGCGGTTCGGCGCCCTCACCTTCGGGCTTGGCGCGAACGTGCTCAACAGCAAGGTCGGCCGGTTCTTCGCCCTCGACCAGCGCGGAACGCTCAGCCTGTCGCCCTGTCTGCCCGAAACCGGCCCGGCGACGCCGCTGTGCCGCAACCTCCAGGGCAACGACCAGACCTATGCGCCGAACTTCACCTTCAACGCCAACGCCAGCTACGATTTCGCCCTTGGCGGGGATATAATGCTGACGCCGAGGATCAATTTCGGGCACATCGGCAAGCAGTGGGCGACCCTGTTCCAGGACCGCACCCGCGGCGATCGCATTCCGGAACGCAATATCGTGAACGCCCAACTGACGCTGCGAAGCGGCTCGCTGACGGTGACCGCCTATTCGACCAACCTCACCGACCAGCACTATCCGGCGGCGCTGAACAGCGGGCTCTACTTCGCCGGGTCGCCGCGGCAATATGGGCTGAAGATACAGAAGGGTTTCTAG
- a CDS encoding AMP-binding protein has translation MTHAAKWSGTREIVSARPGARPTRNTYAEVHDRANRLSGALASLGVCEGSRVASLAWNSRHHVELYFAVMGMGAVCHTLNPRLTAAQLAAMVVEAEDMLLAVSADLLPLAEELMQLCPGLHHLLLLDTDGPSSLEELLERAGTPYSWGRFDERTMAGLCYTSGTTGAPKGVPYTHRSNYLHTLRALGADVVGLTARDSLLLAVPMFHANGWGLPFAAPAVGAKLVLPGRQLDGASLARLLAEEEVTVAVGVQTVWLGLLDHLERSGMTLPQLQRVLIGGSNCPEALLRRLEKGLGARVQTSWGMTELSPIGTMSPPGEAAVAGTAGRPAIGVDLKLTDEHGTPLPQQRGTQGHLKVRGASVLDRYLGADKDALDDEGYFETGDLALIDEAGNLVICGRSKDLIKSGGEWINPAEIEAIVGDHPSIRHVAVIGRSDARWGERPLMVVERSAGGEAADLLTLLKGRIADWWIPDRVIEVDAMPLATTGKIDKQRLRADYAGAA, from the coding sequence TTGACGCATGCCGCCAAATGGTCGGGCACGCGCGAGATCGTGTCCGCTCGCCCAGGCGCCCGGCCCACCCGCAACACCTACGCGGAGGTGCACGATCGCGCCAATCGCCTGTCGGGTGCGCTGGCCAGCTTGGGGGTTTGCGAAGGCAGCCGAGTCGCCTCGCTGGCGTGGAACAGCCGTCACCATGTCGAGCTCTATTTCGCGGTCATGGGGATGGGCGCCGTCTGCCACACCCTCAACCCGCGCCTGACTGCCGCCCAGCTCGCGGCGATGGTGGTCGAAGCGGAGGACATGCTGCTGGCCGTCTCCGCTGACCTTCTCCCTCTGGCCGAGGAGCTGATGCAGCTCTGCCCCGGCCTTCACCATCTGCTACTGCTCGACACCGACGGCCCTTCCTCGCTTGAGGAGCTGCTGGAGCGCGCCGGCACACCCTACTCTTGGGGCCGGTTCGACGAGCGGACGATGGCTGGGCTATGCTACACCTCTGGCACCACTGGCGCGCCCAAGGGCGTGCCCTACACGCATCGCTCCAACTACCTGCACACGCTGCGCGCGCTCGGTGCGGATGTGGTCGGCCTGACCGCGCGCGACAGCCTGCTGCTGGCCGTTCCGATGTTCCACGCCAACGGCTGGGGCCTGCCGTTTGCGGCGCCTGCCGTGGGCGCCAAGCTGGTGCTCCCCGGACGCCAGCTCGACGGCGCCAGCCTCGCCCGCCTGTTGGCAGAGGAAGAGGTCACCGTCGCGGTCGGCGTGCAGACCGTATGGCTCGGCCTCCTCGACCATCTCGAGCGCAGCGGCATGACGCTCCCCCAGCTTCAGCGCGTGCTGATCGGCGGCTCCAACTGCCCCGAAGCGCTGCTGCGCCGGCTTGAAAAGGGGCTCGGCGCGCGGGTGCAGACCAGCTGGGGCATGACCGAATTGTCACCGATCGGGACCATGTCGCCGCCCGGCGAAGCAGCCGTGGCCGGCACTGCTGGCCGGCCAGCCATCGGCGTCGACCTCAAGCTCACCGACGAGCATGGTACTCCCCTGCCCCAGCAGCGCGGAACGCAGGGTCATCTGAAGGTGCGCGGCGCCAGCGTCCTCGATCGCTACCTTGGCGCTGACAAAGACGCGCTGGACGACGAAGGCTACTTCGAAACCGGCGACCTCGCGCTGATCGACGAGGCTGGCAACCTCGTCATCTGCGGCCGTTCCAAGGACCTGATCAAATCGGGCGGCGAGTGGATCAACCCGGCGGAGATCGAAGCGATCGTCGGCGACCATCCCTCCATCCGACATGTCGCGGTGATCGGCCGCAGCGATGCTAGATGGGGCGAACGCCCGCTGATGGTAGTTGAGCGCTCGGCCGGCGGCGAAGCCGCGGACCTCCTCACCCTGCTCAAGGGCAGGATCGCCGACTGGTGGATCCCCGACCGGGTCATTGAAGTCGACGCCATGCCACTCGCCACCACCGGCAAGATCGACAAGCAGCGCCTGCGCGCCGATTATGCGGGCGCGGCTTAG
- a CDS encoding carboxylesterase family protein, giving the protein MKNWMLALAVITATPAAAQVVNAPAGTVRGTTSGSLRVFKGIPFAKPPVGDLRWRAPASLERWSGERAATDFGPACVQPSAGAPNIYNGVTLPMSEDCLSLNIWTPAKARNAPVIVWIHGGSLLTGSSREALYDGQRLAERGIVVVSINYRLGVLGWLAHPDLGKENASGRSGNYGLLDQIAALRWVQQNVRAFGGDPAKVTIAGESAGGLSALYMMTSPAARRLFRGAIAQSAYMVSMPELKRARFGLPAWEAGGQLLGLALKAPSIAEMRKLDPAALTVAASAAGFFPFGVVDDEVLPQQMVDAFDRGNQARVPVLAGFNQGEIRSLRMLAPKTSASPADYEREITARYRDLAPAFLRLYPSADHAESTLAATRDSLYGWTSERIARKQTAAGQPAYLYLFDHGYPAADSAGLHAFHGSELPYTWGTFNGTPPRWPKVPETGSERRLSSIMIDYWTSFVATGRPVAKGAPAWPAYGAAQNYIRFAGGPERGRDLFPGMFEFNETVMCRRRAAGKDGWNWNVGLLAPEIAPPVAGC; this is encoded by the coding sequence ATGAAGAACTGGATGCTTGCACTTGCCGTAATAACGGCGACCCCTGCTGCGGCGCAGGTCGTGAATGCCCCTGCTGGAACCGTGCGCGGCACCACTTCGGGGAGCCTTCGCGTGTTCAAGGGCATTCCTTTTGCAAAGCCGCCGGTGGGCGACCTACGATGGCGGGCGCCGGCGTCGCTTGAGCGGTGGAGCGGGGAGCGCGCGGCGACCGACTTCGGCCCGGCCTGCGTGCAGCCGTCGGCTGGTGCGCCCAACATCTACAATGGGGTCACCCTGCCGATGAGCGAGGATTGCCTGTCGCTCAACATCTGGACCCCGGCCAAGGCCCGCAATGCGCCAGTGATTGTGTGGATTCATGGCGGATCGCTGCTGACCGGCAGCAGCCGCGAAGCGCTTTATGACGGGCAGCGGCTTGCCGAGCGCGGGATAGTGGTGGTCTCGATCAATTATCGTCTTGGCGTGCTCGGATGGCTTGCCCACCCTGACCTCGGCAAGGAGAATGCTAGCGGGCGGTCGGGGAATTACGGGCTGCTCGACCAGATCGCCGCCTTACGCTGGGTGCAGCAAAATGTCCGGGCGTTCGGCGGCGACCCGGCAAAGGTGACGATCGCTGGCGAGTCCGCCGGGGGTTTAAGCGCGTTGTACATGATGACCTCGCCTGCGGCGCGCAGGCTGTTTCGCGGTGCGATTGCGCAAAGCGCCTACATGGTCTCCATGCCGGAGCTGAAGCGGGCGCGCTTCGGGCTGCCAGCGTGGGAGGCGGGAGGGCAGCTGCTTGGCCTGGCGCTCAAGGCACCGTCTATCGCAGAGATGCGCAAGCTCGATCCGGCGGCCCTGACCGTGGCGGCGAGCGCGGCCGGCTTTTTTCCATTCGGCGTGGTCGATGACGAGGTCCTGCCGCAGCAGATGGTCGATGCGTTCGATCGCGGCAACCAGGCGCGGGTTCCGGTGCTGGCCGGCTTCAACCAGGGCGAGATCCGTTCGCTGAGGATGCTGGCACCCAAGACATCGGCCAGCCCGGCCGACTATGAGCGCGAAATCACTGCTCGCTACCGCGACCTCGCTCCGGCTTTCCTGCGGCTGTACCCGAGCGCCGATCATGCCGAGAGCACGCTCGCTGCGACCCGCGACAGCCTGTATGGCTGGACGTCGGAACGGATCGCACGCAAGCAGACCGCGGCCGGGCAGCCCGCTTATCTCTATCTGTTCGACCACGGTTATCCGGCGGCCGATTCCGCAGGGCTGCACGCCTTCCACGGCTCCGAACTGCCCTATACCTGGGGCACGTTCAACGGCACGCCACCGCGCTGGCCCAAGGTGCCGGAGACGGGGTCCGAGCGGCGCCTATCGAGCATCATGATCGATTATTGGACCAGCTTCGTTGCCACCGGGCGGCCCGTCGCAAAAGGGGCGCCGGCGTGGCCCGCCTATGGAGCGGCGCAGAACTATATTCGGTTCGCAGGTGGACCAGAACGGGGGCGCGATCTGTTCCCCGGCATGTTCGAGTTCAACGAAACGGTGATGTGCCGCCGCCGCGCCGCGGGCAAGGACGGCTGGAACTGGAACGTCGGGCTGCTCGCGCCCGAAATCGCGCCGCCCGTCGCCGGCTGCTGA
- a CDS encoding MFS transporter has protein sequence MILITLTFVYVLNFFDRQLLAILAKPIQDELQITDGQLGLLGGLYFAMFYCFIAIPVSWVADRTNRVAVLSLACGIWSAATIACGLARTYPQLALARMTVGFGEAGGVPPSYALITDTFPPGRRGMAFGIFNLGPPIGAALGIALGASIAAAFNWRDAFIAIGIVGLVTATALPFIVPEPAKGATDGRVGEPLGHAPFWGTVKAFFANPVLSLAALGSGATQFVTYGLGNFAVLFLMREKGMTLSEVAIWYALVIVVGMGGGMLVSGRIIDKVTRASRRGFAILPAASLAVAMPFYLAFVWAPSWPLALVLLTVVMFFNYFYLSCSVTLVQEESAPNQRVLAGALLLLVMNFIGLGLGPTWVGAASDWFAARGSTNSLQLSLYTLTPFYVIAIALFMRLARTLGRQEARA, from the coding sequence GTGATCCTGATCACCCTGACCTTCGTCTACGTTCTGAACTTCTTCGATCGGCAGCTGCTGGCGATCCTGGCCAAGCCGATCCAGGACGAATTGCAGATTACTGACGGGCAATTGGGGCTGCTCGGCGGGCTCTACTTCGCCATGTTCTATTGCTTCATAGCCATTCCGGTTAGCTGGGTCGCAGACCGGACCAACCGGGTCGCGGTGCTGAGCCTTGCCTGCGGTATCTGGAGCGCGGCGACGATCGCCTGCGGGCTGGCGCGAACCTATCCTCAGCTGGCACTGGCTCGAATGACTGTGGGGTTCGGAGAAGCGGGAGGCGTGCCGCCTTCCTATGCGCTGATCACCGACACCTTTCCCCCGGGCCGCCGCGGCATGGCGTTCGGGATCTTCAACCTAGGCCCGCCGATCGGTGCGGCGTTAGGGATCGCGCTGGGCGCTTCGATCGCCGCCGCCTTCAACTGGCGCGATGCCTTCATTGCCATCGGGATAGTGGGACTCGTCACCGCTACCGCGCTGCCGTTCATCGTGCCCGAGCCGGCCAAGGGCGCAACCGACGGCCGGGTTGGCGAGCCGCTGGGCCATGCGCCGTTTTGGGGTACGGTGAAGGCGTTCTTCGCCAATCCGGTGCTGAGCCTTGCCGCATTAGGCAGCGGCGCGACGCAGTTTGTGACCTATGGCCTGGGCAATTTCGCGGTGCTGTTCCTAATGCGGGAAAAGGGCATGACCCTGTCCGAGGTGGCGATCTGGTATGCGCTGGTGATCGTGGTCGGAATGGGCGGCGGAATGCTGGTGTCTGGCCGAATCATCGACAAGGTGACGAGAGCCAGCCGCCGTGGGTTCGCGATCCTTCCCGCCGCCTCGCTGGCGGTGGCCATGCCCTTCTACCTGGCATTCGTGTGGGCGCCGTCATGGCCGCTGGCGCTGGTGCTGCTGACCGTAGTCATGTTCTTCAATTACTTCTACCTGTCCTGCTCGGTAACCCTGGTACAGGAGGAAAGCGCGCCCAATCAGCGGGTGCTGGCCGGTGCTCTGCTGCTGCTGGTGATGAACTTCATTGGGCTTGGCCTCGGGCCAACGTGGGTGGGGGCGGCGAGCGACTGGTTTGCGGCGCGCGGCTCCACCAACAGCCTGCAACTGTCGCTCTACACGCTGACACCCTTTTACGTGATCGCCATCGCCCTGTTCATGCGGTTGGCACGCACGCTGGGGCGACAGGAGGCCCGGGCATGA
- a CDS encoding TetR/AcrR family transcriptional regulator has product MTEAPQPVRRSRKAEQRAETMEAIYDAAEELFSKHGLHGVTLKDVAKQVGVHHTLLNYYFIDKKALFDAVFARRAVITSNRRMKALDDYEAAAGDKVTVEGALHAFLDTDLDTYISGGEGWRNYAKLGAQVANTPEWGADLMDQHFDPVVLRLIALLQRALPGCPRTDIFWGYHFVTGALMLTLARTGRIDKLSGGLCRSDDFHAVKDRMARFMAAGFREICSSAET; this is encoded by the coding sequence GTGACCGAGGCACCGCAACCCGTTCGCCGCTCCCGTAAGGCAGAGCAGCGCGCCGAAACGATGGAAGCAATCTACGACGCCGCCGAGGAGTTGTTCTCCAAGCACGGCCTGCACGGCGTCACTTTGAAGGACGTCGCCAAGCAGGTCGGCGTCCACCACACTCTGCTGAACTATTACTTTATCGACAAGAAGGCGTTGTTCGACGCCGTTTTCGCTCGGCGCGCAGTGATCACCAGTAATCGCCGGATGAAAGCGCTTGACGATTATGAGGCTGCCGCCGGCGACAAGGTCACGGTCGAGGGCGCGTTGCACGCGTTCCTCGATACCGACCTCGACACCTACATCAGCGGTGGCGAGGGATGGCGCAATTACGCCAAGCTCGGTGCCCAAGTTGCCAACACGCCCGAGTGGGGCGCCGACCTGATGGACCAGCACTTTGATCCCGTAGTGCTCCGGCTGATCGCCCTATTGCAGCGCGCCCTGCCCGGCTGCCCGCGTACCGACATCTTCTGGGGCTATCACTTCGTGACCGGCGCGCTGATGCTGACGCTTGCCCGCACTGGGCGCATCGACAAGCTATCTGGAGGCCTGTGCCGCTCCGACGACTTCCATGCGGTCAAAGATCGCATGGCCCGGTTCATGGCCGCCGGCTTTCGCGAGATCTGCTCATCTGCCGAGACCTGA
- a CDS encoding RNA polymerase sigma factor — translation MNSQDEFAQGVASLLPRVRRFAFALSRHPADADDLAALAVERALRSRAQFTLGTRLDSWLFRITRNLWIDEARSRQRKATWEASPEEGERQGFDGAADIERSAELANVMRAMSRLPDEQREVVALIMIEGLGYREVAELLGQPIGTVSSRLVRGRNALLAALGEGSDE, via the coding sequence ATGAACAGCCAGGACGAGTTTGCCCAAGGTGTCGCATCGCTGCTGCCACGGGTGCGGCGCTTCGCCTTCGCGCTGTCGCGTCACCCGGCGGACGCGGACGATCTGGCAGCGCTCGCGGTCGAGCGGGCCCTTCGCAGCCGGGCGCAGTTCACGCTCGGCACCAGGCTCGACAGCTGGCTGTTCCGCATCACTCGCAACCTGTGGATCGACGAGGCCCGCAGCAGGCAGCGCAAGGCGACCTGGGAAGCGTCACCCGAAGAGGGCGAACGTCAGGGCTTCGACGGTGCGGCCGACATCGAGCGCTCGGCGGAACTGGCGAACGTCATGCGGGCAATGAGCCGCTTGCCCGACGAACAGCGGGAGGTTGTCGCCCTGATCATGATCGAAGGCCTCGGCTACCGGGAGGTCGCCGAGCTGCTCGGGCAGCCGATCGGCACGGTGTCGAGCCGGTTGGTGCGCGGGCGCAATGCCCTTCTTGCGGCGCTTGGCGAGGGAAGTGACGAATGA
- a CDS encoding S8 family serine peptidase, whose translation MSRHSYALAALLLAGVALAAGGAARAQLLPSLPVGNLPVPLPDAVRGAPLVGELLSGLTPTERRAATVPSLDRLGVGAAVGDLGRETLAELRRLRLAELIRANPALLDVGPDGAPIRRGVLVAIDPTEAQLRAATSAGFTVETREDLGGLVSVVLKVPVRLSARAAMRRLTEVAPGLTADYDHVYEPAGGALLPGAGALLAAAAPPPMPAGKTIVMIDGGVAPHPSLAGASIVQQGFAGPAKATGHGTAVASLLVGRDGAFRGAAAGTRLFVADVYGGSPAAGSASAIVRALAWAASKRPDAISISLVGPSNLLLQRAVAILARRQIRIAAAVGNDGPAAPIQYPAAYPGVTAVTAVDARDRALPEAGRAARLDYAAPGSDMAAALPGRGYAKVRGTSFATPLVAARLAATPSVQALEREVIKGRGRIGRGILCRTCRTDPKVVHAK comes from the coding sequence ATGTCCAGACACTCTTACGCCCTTGCCGCCCTGCTGCTGGCCGGCGTCGCACTTGCCGCTGGTGGCGCGGCCCGGGCGCAACTGCTGCCTTCGCTTCCGGTCGGCAACCTGCCAGTGCCGCTGCCGGACGCCGTTCGCGGGGCACCTCTGGTGGGTGAGCTTCTGAGCGGCCTAACCCCCACAGAACGGCGCGCGGCGACGGTCCCCAGCCTCGACCGGCTCGGGGTCGGTGCGGCCGTCGGTGACCTTGGCCGGGAAACGCTTGCAGAGCTGCGCCGTCTTCGCCTTGCCGAGCTGATCCGCGCCAATCCGGCGCTGCTCGACGTCGGGCCCGACGGGGCGCCGATCCGGCGCGGCGTGCTGGTCGCCATCGACCCGACCGAAGCCCAGTTAAGGGCTGCGACTTCGGCCGGCTTCACGGTCGAGACCCGCGAGGACCTCGGCGGCCTCGTCAGTGTCGTGCTCAAGGTTCCCGTGCGGCTTTCCGCCCGGGCAGCGATGCGGCGGCTGACGGAGGTCGCACCCGGGCTCACGGCCGATTACGATCATGTCTACGAACCGGCGGGCGGAGCGCTCCTGCCGGGTGCCGGCGCACTGCTCGCCGCCGCCGCGCCGCCGCCGATGCCGGCTGGAAAGACCATCGTCATGATCGATGGGGGCGTGGCCCCGCACCCCAGCCTCGCCGGTGCCTCGATCGTGCAACAGGGCTTTGCCGGGCCGGCGAAGGCGACCGGACACGGCACGGCAGTCGCGTCGCTCCTGGTGGGGCGGGACGGTGCCTTTCGCGGTGCCGCCGCTGGAACGAGGCTGTTCGTCGCTGACGTCTACGGCGGCAGCCCGGCGGCGGGCAGCGCAAGCGCCATCGTCAGGGCGCTCGCCTGGGCCGCGTCAAAGCGGCCCGACGCCATCAGCATCAGCCTTGTGGGTCCCAGTAATCTCCTGCTGCAGCGCGCCGTCGCGATCCTGGCGAGGCGCCAGATCCGGATAGCGGCAGCGGTTGGCAATGACGGTCCCGCAGCGCCGATCCAATATCCGGCCGCCTATCCGGGCGTCACCGCAGTCACCGCCGTCGATGCACGCGACCGGGCACTGCCGGAAGCCGGCCGCGCCGCCCGTCTCGACTATGCCGCGCCAGGGTCGGACATGGCCGCGGCCCTGCCTGGCCGTGGCTATGCGAAGGTTCGCGGCACCAGCTTCGCGACTCCGCTCGTGGCCGCCCGGCTCGCTGCCACCCCTTCCGTGCAGGCGCTTGAACGCGAGGTGATCAAGGGCAGAGGCCGGATCGGCCGTGGAATCCTCTGCCGGACATGCCGCACCGACCCGAAAGTTGTCCACGCGAAATAA